Genomic window (Prosthecobacter fusiformis):
CGCGGGCTATTTAATCGCGACTTCAAAGTCCTGCGCTCCACCGCCATGCCCGCCACCGTCATCGAGTGCGGCTACCTCAGCAACCGCACCGAGTCCAAACGCTGCGCCAGCCCCGCCCACCGACAAGCCATTGCAGAAGCCATCGCTTCAGGCATCTTGGCCGCCCGAGGATGATGACCGACCCGACAATGACCCAACTGGTGGTGCGCGTGACACCCAATGCCCGCAAGTCCGACTATGCCGGGTGGGGCATGGATGAAAAAGGCCGCTCCGTCCTCCTCATCAAGCTCGGTGCCCCGCCCGTCGATGGAAAAGCCAACATCGAGCTCATCGAATTCCTCGCCAAAAACCTCGGCTGCTCCAAAAGCCAGATCACCCTCCTCCGTGGAGAAAGCAGCCG
Coding sequences:
- a CDS encoding DUF167 domain-containing protein produces the protein MMTDPTMTQLVVRVTPNARKSDYAGWGMDEKGRSVLLIKLGAPPVDGKANIELIEFLAKNLGCSKSQITLLRGESSRQKVLELPHTAYANLPPLS